A genomic stretch from Achromobacter spanius includes:
- a CDS encoding SOS response-associated peptidase family protein: protein MNKACKLSTLNARSETAARSFTFRNAWRREQQCIIPADAIFAPD from the coding sequence TTGAACAAGGCCTGCAAACTGTCTACCTTAAATGCCCGCAGCGAGACAGCCGCCAGGTCCTTCACATTCAGGAATGCCTGGCGGCGCGAGCAGCAATGCATCATCCCGGCCGACGCGATCTTCGCCCCCGATTGA